The proteins below are encoded in one region of Brevundimonas fontaquae:
- the hemC gene encoding hydroxymethylbilane synthase, which translates to MTFPLRIGTRRSKLALAQSGMIQRAIGRALNVPEAEIETAVPLVEIVTTGDRIQDRRLLEVGGKALFTKEIEEALLAGRIDIAIHSMKDVPAEQPEGLCIAAIPEREDARDAFISRDFDSFDALPFGARLGTASLRRQAQALALRPDLKVEMLRGNIDTRLRRAADGDFDAILLAVSGMTRLGVTDPIREKLSLDAFLPAPGQGALAIQTRAADIDADWVAALNHPETALCIAAERGAMTALEGSCRTAVGAYARIEQDTLHLTTEMLSPDGSARWRRVGDLFQPTEADARALGQRLGGEVHASAGDQEVDPATLDG; encoded by the coding sequence ATGACCTTTCCTCTCCGCATCGGCACCCGGCGCTCCAAGCTGGCGCTCGCCCAATCCGGCATGATACAGCGCGCCATCGGCCGCGCCCTGAACGTGCCCGAGGCCGAGATCGAGACCGCCGTTCCTCTGGTCGAGATCGTCACCACCGGCGACCGCATCCAGGATCGCCGCCTGCTGGAGGTCGGCGGCAAGGCCCTGTTCACCAAGGAGATCGAGGAGGCCCTGCTGGCCGGCCGGATCGACATCGCCATCCATTCGATGAAGGACGTCCCCGCCGAACAGCCCGAGGGCCTGTGCATCGCCGCCATCCCCGAGCGCGAAGACGCCCGCGACGCCTTCATCAGCCGCGACTTCGACAGTTTCGACGCTCTACCCTTCGGCGCGCGCCTGGGCACCGCCAGCCTGAGACGCCAGGCTCAGGCGCTTGCCCTGCGGCCGGACCTGAAGGTCGAGATGCTGCGCGGAAACATCGACACCCGCCTGCGCCGCGCAGCCGATGGCGATTTCGACGCCATCTTGCTGGCCGTCTCGGGCATGACGCGCCTGGGCGTCACCGACCCTATCCGCGAGAAACTGTCGCTGGACGCCTTCCTGCCCGCGCCGGGCCAGGGCGCCCTGGCCATCCAGACCCGCGCCGCCGACATCGACGCCGACTGGGTCGCCGCCCTGAACCACCCCGAGACCGCCCTGTGCATCGCCGCCGAGCGCGGCGCCATGACGGCGCTGGAGGGGTCGTGCCGCACCGCCGTCGGCGCCTATGCCCGTATCGAGCAGGACACCCTGCACCTGACCACTGAAATGCTCAGCCCAGACGGGTCCGCCCGCTGGCGCCGCGTCGGCGACCTTTTCCAACCGACCGAAGCCGACGCACGCGCTCTGGGCCAACGCCTGGGCGGCGAGGTCCACGCCTCGGCCGGCGATCAGGAAGTCGATCCCGCGACCCTGGACGGATGA
- a CDS encoding uroporphyrinogen-III synthase, which yields MSLTSSRVWITRAEPGAARTVARLRDMGFEPIVAPLLAIKHLTPPVPDLAPFAALAFTSINGVAAFAALTPRRDLPVFAVGDATAQAADDAGFADVSSAAGDLRALACLIAGAIADAAVLVPQAETPAGDFTAALTAAGARNVSIQSLTVYRAIETSAAAPSPFDAVLIHSPRAGQALAKRGHDVLAHAVLACISPAAAAPLAALGLTPVVAKSPDETSLLTILNTTLGKRDPAV from the coding sequence ATGAGCCTCACGTCCTCCCGCGTCTGGATCACCCGCGCCGAACCGGGCGCCGCACGGACCGTCGCCCGCCTGCGCGACATGGGGTTCGAGCCGATCGTCGCGCCCCTGCTGGCGATCAAACATCTGACCCCTCCTGTTCCCGATCTGGCGCCGTTCGCTGCCCTGGCCTTCACCAGCATCAACGGCGTCGCCGCCTTCGCAGCCCTGACGCCCCGTCGCGACCTTCCGGTCTTCGCCGTGGGCGATGCGACCGCCCAGGCCGCTGATGATGCGGGGTTCGCCGATGTCAGCTCCGCTGCCGGCGACCTGCGCGCCCTCGCCTGTCTGATCGCCGGCGCCATCGCCGACGCCGCCGTCCTGGTCCCTCAAGCGGAAACGCCCGCCGGCGATTTCACCGCCGCCCTCACCGCCGCCGGCGCTCGCAATGTGTCGATCCAGTCGCTGACGGTTTATCGCGCCATCGAAACGTCAGCCGCAGCGCCCTCGCCGTTCGACGCCGTTCTGATCCACTCCCCCCGCGCCGGACAAGCGCTCGCCAAGCGTGGTCACGACGTCCTGGCGCACGCGGTCCTCGCCTGCATCTCTCCCGCCGCCGCGGCCCCGCTCGCCGCGCTGGGCCTGACGCCCGTTGTGGCAAAATCGCCCGACGAGACCTCATTGCTCACGATCTTGAACACCACGCTTGGCAAGCGCGATCCGGCCGTATAA
- a CDS encoding helix-turn-helix domain-containing protein: MNDAVDPVDIAIGGRIRTRREELRITQAQLAAGAGVTFQQIQKYERGVNRVSAARLLQIAAVLKSTGAALLGELETAEGDELALAAPGVAELLAAFRDIKDAAQRDALLTVAKGLRG, from the coding sequence ATGAACGACGCAGTTGATCCCGTAGACATCGCCATCGGCGGACGCATCCGCACCCGTCGTGAGGAACTGCGCATCACTCAGGCGCAGTTGGCGGCGGGCGCGGGCGTCACCTTCCAGCAGATCCAGAAATATGAGCGCGGCGTCAACCGCGTCTCGGCCGCCCGTCTGCTGCAGATCGCGGCCGTCCTGAAATCGACCGGCGCGGCCCTGCTGGGCGAGCTGGAGACGGCCGAGGGCGATGAGCTGGCCCTGGCCGCTCCCGGCGTCGCCGAACTGCTGGCGGCTTTCCGCGACATCAAGGACGCCGCTCAGCGCGACGCCCTTCTGACCGTGGCCAAGGGCCTGCGCGGCTGA
- a CDS encoding helix-turn-helix domain-containing protein has product MPERLTTRESECVRLAGQGLEDKEIAARLRISPRTVGNHLHRAYAKLGVSDRKLAARRLSIGYSEASILIPTAVLDPLNDPKSAGQTGDAVFAKTTAWILPAPPRGVLARLGVIIAGAVVALLLAIGIVTAGMVVPSLFDRIAPEWAR; this is encoded by the coding sequence ATGCCTGAACGCCTGACGACGAGAGAAAGCGAATGTGTCCGCTTGGCCGGCCAAGGTCTCGAGGACAAGGAAATCGCTGCGCGCCTGCGCATCTCGCCGCGCACGGTCGGCAATCACCTGCATCGCGCCTATGCCAAGCTGGGCGTTTCGGACCGCAAACTGGCGGCGCGTCGACTGAGTATTGGCTACTCAGAGGCGTCGATACTCATTCCCACCGCCGTGCTTGATCCGCTCAATGATCCCAAGTCGGCCGGACAGACGGGCGACGCGGTTTTCGCCAAGACGACCGCCTGGATCCTGCCGGCGCCGCCCCGTGGCGTGCTGGCGCGACTAGGCGTCATCATCGCCGGCGCCGTCGTCGCTCTGCTGCTCGCCATCGGGATCGTAACGGCAGGCATGGTGGTTCCCTCCCTGTTCGACCGGATCGCTCCCGAATGGGCCCGCTGA
- the metK gene encoding methionine adenosyltransferase, translating to MAARSSFLFTSESVSEGHPDKVADRISDTVVDAFLAKDPEARVACETLVTTQRIVLAGEVRATQPGNTKEENEAFTQSIIDSLEPLVRAAVKDIGYEQDGFHWETADYSCFLHAQSADIAVGVDSTNEKDEGAGDQGIMFGYASNETPELMPATLQYSHNILKRLAEVRHAGGSQLEPDAKSQVTIEYQDGKPVRATSIVLSTQHAKGLSSEQVAEIVKPYILEVLPEGFTDENTVWHINPTGIFEIGGPDGDAGLTGRKIIVDTYGGAAPHGGGAFSGKDPTKVDRSAAYACRYLAKNVVAAGLADRCTIQISYAIGVAKPQSIHVDLHGTGKISEAVLEDKILDLIGGATPRAIRQHLGLNKPIYARTTAYGHFGREPDADGGFSWEKTDLVDQLKALA from the coding sequence TTGGCCGCTCGTTCTTCCTTCCTCTTCACCTCGGAAAGCGTTTCCGAAGGCCACCCCGACAAGGTCGCGGACCGCATCTCCGACACGGTCGTGGACGCCTTCCTGGCCAAGGATCCCGAGGCGCGCGTGGCGTGCGAGACCCTGGTGACGACCCAGCGCATCGTGCTGGCCGGCGAAGTCCGCGCCACCCAGCCGGGCAACACCAAGGAAGAGAACGAAGCCTTCACCCAGAGCATCATCGACAGCCTGGAGCCGTTGGTCCGCGCCGCGGTCAAGGACATCGGCTATGAGCAGGACGGCTTCCACTGGGAGACGGCGGACTACTCCTGCTTCCTGCACGCCCAATCGGCCGACATCGCCGTCGGCGTCGACTCGACCAATGAGAAGGACGAGGGCGCGGGCGATCAGGGGATCATGTTCGGCTATGCGTCGAACGAGACGCCCGAGCTGATGCCGGCGACCCTGCAATACAGCCACAACATCCTGAAGCGCCTGGCCGAGGTCCGCCACGCCGGCGGCTCGCAGCTTGAGCCCGACGCCAAGAGCCAGGTGACGATCGAATATCAGGACGGCAAGCCGGTCCGCGCCACCTCTATCGTCCTGTCGACCCAGCACGCTAAGGGGCTGAGCTCCGAGCAGGTCGCCGAAATCGTCAAACCCTATATCCTGGAAGTGCTGCCGGAAGGCTTCACCGACGAGAATACCGTCTGGCACATCAACCCGACCGGGATTTTCGAGATCGGCGGGCCTGACGGCGACGCCGGCCTGACCGGCCGCAAGATCATCGTCGACACCTATGGCGGCGCGGCGCCCCACGGCGGCGGCGCCTTCTCGGGCAAGGACCCGACCAAGGTGGACCGTTCGGCCGCCTACGCCTGCCGCTACTTGGCCAAGAACGTCGTCGCCGCCGGTCTGGCCGACCGCTGCACGATCCAGATTTCCTACGCCATCGGCGTGGCCAAGCCCCAATCGATCCACGTCGATCTGCACGGCACCGGCAAGATTTCCGAAGCCGTTCTGGAAGACAAGATTCTGGACCTGATCGGCGGCGCCACGCCGCGGGCGATCCGCCAGCATCTGGGCCTGAACAAGCCGATCTATGCCCGCACGACCGCCTATGGCCACTTCGGCCGCGAGCCGGACGCGGACGGCGGTTTCAGCTGGGAAAAGACCGATCTGGTCGATCAGCTCAAGGCGCTCGCCTAA
- a CDS encoding pentapeptide repeat-containing protein: MALAAEPLVRKRLTQAELDVICAKHDRLFQARPGGARAVFAWMDLSGLSLKGRNLADADFAAACLEGCDLTGAKLDNANFFGADMQDAILAEASLRRSDLRGACLRGADLSGADLFEADLREGTIAAADARLGFKVIEPRHREETEASGACLAGANLQRSKMAGVIAVKADFSGAVMKDCKLVRANLKQADFRGADLAGADLSGADLSGADLRDAILVGCKTTMWRADGADMQGALTDNKSACESVEKMPAAEMLREHARWCETGGAEGQPSVFNGVDLRPLKSITGLNLTALSAKGAVFYGLDMEGVQLQGAQLDNADLRSAKLRRADLRGARLRGARLNGADMREAQLGPLLIAADRLMPADLTGAILRGADLSGADLRRAVLAGADLGRATLHGAQTRQTDLTDANLAGVRGLTIDQAA; this comes from the coding sequence ATGGCCCTCGCCGCTGAACCCCTCGTGAGAAAGCGCCTGACGCAGGCGGAGCTGGACGTCATCTGCGCCAAGCATGATCGACTATTCCAGGCCCGCCCCGGCGGGGCCCGCGCCGTCTTCGCCTGGATGGACCTGTCGGGCCTCAGCCTTAAGGGGCGCAATCTGGCTGACGCCGATTTTGCCGCCGCCTGTCTGGAAGGCTGCGATCTGACTGGCGCCAAGCTGGACAACGCCAACTTCTTCGGCGCGGACATGCAGGACGCGATCCTGGCCGAGGCCAGCCTGCGCCGTTCCGACCTGCGCGGCGCCTGTCTGCGCGGAGCGGACCTGTCGGGGGCCGATCTGTTCGAGGCCGACCTGCGCGAGGGCACCATCGCGGCCGCCGACGCCAGATTGGGCTTCAAGGTCATCGAACCCCGCCATCGCGAGGAGACCGAGGCCAGCGGCGCCTGCCTGGCCGGCGCCAATCTTCAACGCTCCAAGATGGCCGGCGTCATCGCCGTGAAGGCCGATTTCTCCGGCGCGGTGATGAAGGACTGCAAACTGGTGCGCGCCAATCTGAAACAGGCGGATTTCCGGGGGGCCGACCTCGCCGGCGCGGACCTGTCAGGGGCGGACCTGTCGGGCGCGGACCTGCGAGACGCCATCCTTGTGGGCTGCAAGACGACCATGTGGCGCGCCGACGGCGCCGACATGCAGGGCGCCCTGACCGACAACAAGTCGGCCTGCGAATCCGTGGAAAAGATGCCCGCCGCCGAGATGCTGCGCGAACATGCGCGCTGGTGCGAAACCGGCGGCGCGGAGGGGCAGCCGTCGGTTTTCAACGGCGTCGACCTGCGTCCGCTGAAGTCGATCACGGGCCTGAACCTGACCGCCCTGTCGGCCAAGGGCGCGGTCTTCTACGGCCTGGATATGGAGGGGGTGCAGTTGCAGGGCGCCCAGCTCGATAACGCGGACTTGCGCTCGGCCAAACTGCGGCGCGCCGATTTGCGTGGCGCGCGTCTGCGGGGCGCGCGACTGAACGGAGCGGACATGCGCGAGGCGCAACTGGGGCCGCTTCTGATCGCCGCCGACCGGTTGATGCCCGCAGATCTCACCGGCGCCATACTGCGTGGTGCGGACCTGTCGGGGGCCGATCTGAGACGCGCGGTGCTGGCCGGCGCCGATCTGGGGCGGGCGACGCTGCACGGCGCCCAGACCCGTCAGACCGACCTGACCGACGCCAATCTGGCGGGCGTGCGCGGCCTGACCATCGATCAGGCCGCTTGA